The Arthrobacter burdickii genome window below encodes:
- a CDS encoding CDP-alcohol phosphatidyltransferase family protein: MTMRPGAQLEFRQALDSLASAQKTSKGAPAYSRYINRRLGRVFAAAAYSRNLTPNQVTVISAVATFSGLALLVLTDPTTGTALLVTVLLVLGYALDSADGQLARLTGKGSAAGEWLDHTVDAFKEGSLHLCVLICWWRYLDLETAWLIVPIVFQVLATVHFFSSLLMDQLRRAQRTRSSVPAVEQSTSSALYSLAVLPTDFGLICVLFVLLLVPGIFVGAYSLLMLANAAFLVLALPKWYREVKTWS; the protein is encoded by the coding sequence ATGACAATGCGACCTGGGGCGCAGTTGGAATTCCGCCAAGCACTGGACTCTCTCGCCAGTGCACAGAAGACATCGAAAGGAGCCCCCGCTTACTCGAGGTACATCAACAGGAGACTGGGTAGGGTCTTTGCCGCAGCAGCCTATTCCCGCAATCTCACCCCCAACCAGGTCACGGTCATCAGTGCCGTCGCCACGTTCTCCGGACTGGCGCTGCTGGTCCTGACGGATCCGACAACCGGCACCGCACTTCTGGTGACCGTCCTGCTGGTGCTGGGTTATGCGCTCGATTCGGCGGATGGTCAGCTCGCACGACTGACGGGGAAAGGGTCTGCGGCAGGGGAGTGGCTGGATCACACCGTGGATGCCTTCAAGGAGGGGAGTCTTCACCTCTGCGTCCTCATCTGCTGGTGGCGGTATCTGGACCTCGAGACCGCGTGGTTGATCGTCCCGATCGTGTTCCAGGTGCTTGCTACGGTGCACTTCTTCTCGTCACTCCTGATGGACCAGTTGCGGAGGGCCCAGCGAACCAGGAGCAGCGTGCCTGCAGTGGAGCAGTCGACGTCGTCGGCCCTGTACTCCCTCGCCGTGCTGCCGACGGACTTCGGTCTGATATGTGTCCTGTTCGTCCTGCTGCTCGTCCCTGGAATCTTCGTGGGTGCGTACAGCCTGCTCATGCTCGCCAACGCCGCATTCCTGGTGCTGGCCCTGCCCAAGTGGTACAGGGAGGTGAAGACATGGAGCTGA
- a CDS encoding Wzz/FepE/Etk N-terminal domain-containing protein yields MELNEYGRIFRRRWILILVSTLVGLIVAVVATGLTTRTYDAQAGLFIRSDSEGGSSFENSRFVLERVKSYPDLVDSPQVLTPVLQELNSTLTLAEIRQQVSASNPEETVYVNVTASAATAQDAAELANLVAQNLSDVIGELEGEDTAGNAAMEAFVAVPAVAPAAPSSPNTVLNLAIGLLAGLAVGLVVAVVLGSGHRRIRRRGDLSRSVGLEVLVSVADGAPSATGVLSQETELQYRELMTTLLVRRGGHLPKLLMVTAVGQANGTQGAFGYQFAGYIGDSGARTCVIDATQHQAPGDGAGSGQTGTDLGFSDVLVGEATLDDVLSATESGTYRIPIGASTEKISRSRAAREGASILKELGDSFDVTLVKASYDSHPLTTWTVAPVAEAALVLVSYGTRATDLVDSVRELRAVGVEPLGVVLLGGRRRSGGRGRGRAHLKVRTSGLG; encoded by the coding sequence ATGGAGCTGAACGAATACGGGCGCATCTTCCGGCGCCGGTGGATCCTGATCCTCGTCTCGACCCTGGTCGGTCTGATCGTCGCCGTCGTGGCGACGGGTCTCACCACCCGCACCTACGACGCGCAGGCCGGCCTCTTCATCAGGTCTGATTCGGAGGGCGGTTCCAGTTTCGAGAATTCACGGTTCGTCCTGGAGCGCGTGAAATCCTATCCGGACCTGGTCGACAGTCCCCAGGTGCTCACGCCGGTGCTGCAGGAGTTGAACTCGACGCTGACCCTGGCCGAGATCAGGCAGCAGGTGAGCGCGAGCAACCCCGAGGAAACGGTGTACGTCAACGTCACTGCCTCCGCCGCGACCGCGCAGGATGCTGCCGAACTGGCCAACCTGGTGGCACAGAACCTGAGTGACGTGATCGGTGAACTGGAGGGGGAAGACACCGCGGGGAATGCGGCTATGGAGGCTTTCGTCGCCGTGCCTGCCGTCGCCCCGGCTGCACCATCCTCTCCCAACACCGTCCTGAACCTGGCGATAGGGCTGCTGGCCGGACTCGCCGTAGGGCTCGTCGTCGCCGTCGTGCTGGGATCCGGACATCGGAGGATCCGAAGGCGCGGGGATCTGTCCCGTTCGGTCGGCCTAGAGGTGCTGGTATCCGTCGCCGACGGAGCGCCCAGCGCCACGGGTGTCCTCTCCCAGGAGACGGAACTCCAGTACCGGGAGTTGATGACCACGCTCCTGGTCAGGCGTGGTGGCCACCTGCCCAAGCTCCTCATGGTGACGGCAGTCGGACAGGCGAACGGCACCCAGGGCGCGTTCGGGTACCAGTTCGCCGGCTATATCGGCGATTCAGGTGCGCGGACGTGTGTCATCGATGCGACGCAGCACCAGGCGCCAGGTGATGGGGCCGGCTCCGGGCAGACCGGAACGGACCTCGGTTTCTCGGACGTGCTCGTGGGCGAGGCGACGCTGGACGACGTCCTCTCCGCCACTGAATCGGGAACGTATCGCATCCCCATCGGCGCCTCCACGGAGAAGATCAGCCGTTCCCGGGCGGCGCGCGAGGGCGCGAGCATCCTCAAGGAGCTGGGCGACTCCTTCGATGTCACGCTCGTCAAGGCCTCCTACGATTCGCACCCACTGACGACGTGGACCGTCGCACCGGTAGCAGAGGCAGCCTTGGTGCTCGTGTCGTACGGCACCCGGGCGACAGACCTGGTGGACTCCGTACGTGAGCTCCGGGCGGTAGGTGTCGAGCCGCTGGGCGTGGTGCTGCTGGGTGGACGGCGGCGGTCGGGAGGTCGCGGACGGGGACGTGCCCACCTCAAGGTCCGGACCTCCGGTCTTGGCTGA
- a CDS encoding O-antigen ligase family protein: MAEAKARTASAIIIWIVLIVSVTAWRRGAYFEGAFDTVVVAKAALQGGAFAMALFLRKVSPTVYPVAGGPLLAVLAVLAVSMIGALQAGGTTASAVLVVRIVLLMATVVLLVSLFPREQVLRQLVIAIGVVGAVLAITGVSTVGAGGRLEGTLLPISPNELVLLCAVPALAAIHRVLSGRATIGAVVAAVAYTLACVATQSRTALLGVAVAIVVLVLSIRVIQRYVVVVMIASVPALFVVAAYTPILGSLLNREGSTSNLTLNSRTIAWQVVLQTPFESLQKWVGAGMSVKTVHVRGQYWNEQVLDSSWISALAQTGVIGTAILAVLVTAVLVATMRGGRRNALPVALLVFLLIRAFLETGLVDASVTFIVLIALASAFVPTSNRRQEECGHRTAGLQPAPQSATGPTRRVPVGTPSNRAI; the protein is encoded by the coding sequence TTGGCTGAGGCGAAGGCCCGCACCGCGAGCGCCATCATCATCTGGATCGTCCTGATCGTCAGTGTCACGGCGTGGCGGCGGGGTGCCTACTTCGAGGGGGCCTTCGACACCGTGGTCGTCGCCAAGGCCGCACTCCAGGGAGGGGCTTTCGCGATGGCCCTGTTCCTGAGGAAGGTATCTCCGACGGTGTACCCCGTCGCCGGCGGGCCGTTGCTGGCGGTACTCGCTGTGCTGGCGGTCTCCATGATCGGGGCGCTTCAGGCGGGCGGCACTACTGCCTCCGCGGTCCTCGTCGTGCGGATCGTCCTCCTGATGGCGACGGTGGTGCTGCTGGTGTCCCTGTTTCCACGGGAACAAGTCCTCAGGCAGCTGGTCATCGCCATAGGTGTGGTCGGCGCCGTCCTCGCGATCACCGGGGTCAGCACGGTCGGAGCCGGTGGCCGTCTGGAGGGGACCCTGCTCCCCATCAGCCCCAACGAACTCGTCCTCCTCTGTGCGGTCCCCGCGCTCGCGGCGATCCACCGGGTCCTGTCAGGGCGTGCGACGATCGGTGCGGTCGTCGCAGCAGTCGCCTATACCCTTGCCTGTGTAGCGACCCAGTCACGAACGGCCTTGCTCGGCGTGGCCGTGGCAATCGTCGTTCTTGTCCTGAGTATCCGAGTCATCCAGCGGTACGTCGTCGTCGTGATGATCGCGTCCGTGCCCGCGCTGTTCGTAGTCGCCGCGTACACCCCGATCCTCGGGTCACTCCTCAACCGGGAGGGGAGCACGTCCAACCTCACCCTGAACTCACGCACCATTGCATGGCAGGTCGTGCTGCAGACTCCCTTCGAGTCCCTGCAGAAGTGGGTCGGGGCGGGGATGTCGGTCAAGACCGTGCACGTGAGGGGACAGTACTGGAACGAGCAGGTCCTCGATTCCAGTTGGATCTCTGCGCTTGCGCAGACGGGGGTCATCGGCACCGCGATCCTCGCCGTACTCGTCACAGCAGTCCTGGTCGCCACGATGCGAGGCGGACGTAGGAATGCGTTACCCGTTGCTCTCCTCGTCTTTCTCCTGATCAGGGCATTCCTCGAGACCGGGCTCGTGGACGCCAGCGTCACGTTCATCGTCCTCATCGCCCTCGCGTCTGCTTTCGTACCCACATCGAACCGGCGCCAGGAGGAGTGCGGTCATCGCACCGCCGGGCTCCAGCCGGCCCCTCAATCCGCTACGGGACCCACCAGAAGGGTTCCTGTCGGAACTCCCAGCAACCGGGCGATCTGA
- a CDS encoding right-handed parallel beta-helix repeat-containing protein yields MNSFVRLSYRSGALGAVVLLAACALPPAQHPSDTGAGADSTRFSSSSERRASSSDSFFAEALRSYSRAPAPGAVTGSSAPEERSVAGAAPVGTTAYAVPEDALFVARDGSDTARGAQDSPLKTIKAAVAKARSGQTIVLRSGSFHEGVRIPPTKKITLQAFPHEEVWLDGSVPVTGFEPDGRAFVAEGWTAEFDASPTYSWGDADGTTPGWTFVDPDHPMASHPDQVWIDGTAQQQVASLDELTAGSFLVDYDSDRLFLGSDPSGKNVRASSIAKAISIQSAGSAVKGIGVRRFSPSVPHMAAVTLESTGISIENVVVEQTSTTGLAVSGTDARLLGITLTQNGMLGASATYADGLSAAGLKVTDNNTEGFHHSPVAGGFKIGRTRSVQVQDSIFRANNGTGLWFDESVVDITTSGNDFIGNSGHGLAVEISARAVVANNVIAGNEGHGLKINNTSDVAIWNNSFIDNGRPINIVQDSRRATDGRTPGHDPRQLFPDPLITWINGRIALRNNVITGTTANCLLCVEDYSHRLSAEAMGVTTSGNVFHRASVSTPDWLVVWSRGTGDPAVFTTLGRFRNATGQAAHDMELTGVDIVDPETFQVSTPVRSAGVAQPLPDQIARLLGVPTGTLLVGPVAD; encoded by the coding sequence GTGAATTCGTTTGTCCGGCTCAGCTATCGCTCCGGTGCGCTCGGCGCCGTCGTGCTGCTGGCGGCATGCGCTCTTCCACCAGCGCAGCATCCATCCGACACGGGCGCCGGCGCGGACAGCACTCGCTTCTCGTCGTCGAGCGAGCGCCGGGCGTCGTCCTCCGACAGTTTCTTCGCCGAGGCGCTCCGGTCGTACTCGAGGGCCCCGGCACCAGGAGCGGTGACGGGATCGTCCGCGCCTGAAGAGCGCTCCGTTGCGGGTGCCGCACCTGTGGGCACGACGGCGTACGCCGTACCCGAGGATGCGCTCTTCGTTGCCCGCGACGGAAGCGACACCGCGCGTGGGGCACAGGACTCGCCGCTGAAGACCATCAAGGCCGCTGTCGCCAAGGCCCGCAGCGGGCAGACCATCGTCCTCAGGAGCGGTTCGTTCCACGAAGGGGTCCGGATCCCCCCGACCAAGAAGATCACCCTGCAGGCGTTCCCCCATGAGGAGGTGTGGCTCGACGGCAGTGTCCCGGTGACCGGGTTCGAGCCCGATGGACGGGCATTCGTCGCCGAAGGATGGACGGCCGAGTTCGACGCGAGTCCGACGTATTCGTGGGGAGATGCGGACGGTACGACCCCGGGCTGGACCTTCGTCGATCCCGACCATCCCATGGCGTCGCACCCGGATCAGGTGTGGATCGACGGCACAGCACAACAACAAGTGGCCTCACTGGACGAACTGACTGCCGGCTCCTTCCTCGTCGACTATGACAGCGATCGGCTGTTCCTCGGGTCGGATCCATCCGGCAAGAACGTCCGAGCAAGTTCGATCGCCAAGGCGATCTCGATACAGTCGGCGGGATCGGCCGTCAAGGGGATCGGCGTCCGTCGGTTTTCTCCATCCGTTCCGCACATGGCCGCGGTGACTCTCGAGAGCACGGGGATCTCGATCGAGAACGTCGTCGTCGAGCAGACCTCGACGACCGGACTCGCGGTGTCCGGCACGGACGCCCGGCTGCTAGGAATAACCCTCACGCAGAACGGCATGCTCGGTGCGTCCGCGACGTACGCGGACGGTTTGTCCGCGGCCGGCCTCAAGGTGACGGACAACAATACCGAAGGCTTTCATCATTCGCCGGTGGCCGGGGGGTTCAAGATCGGCCGGACCCGGTCTGTACAGGTGCAGGACAGCATCTTCAGGGCGAACAACGGGACCGGACTGTGGTTCGACGAGTCGGTGGTCGATATCACGACCTCGGGAAACGACTTCATCGGGAACAGCGGCCATGGATTGGCGGTAGAGATCTCCGCCCGCGCGGTCGTCGCAAACAACGTCATTGCGGGGAACGAGGGCCACGGTCTGAAGATCAACAATACGAGTGACGTCGCGATCTGGAACAACTCGTTCATCGACAACGGGCGTCCGATCAACATCGTGCAGGACTCCCGGCGCGCCACGGACGGCCGTACGCCCGGACACGACCCACGGCAGCTCTTTCCCGATCCGCTGATAACGTGGATCAACGGGCGGATTGCCCTTCGGAACAACGTGATAACGGGCACTACGGCGAACTGCCTGCTGTGTGTCGAGGACTATTCCCATCGATTGTCTGCGGAAGCCATGGGCGTGACGACATCGGGCAATGTCTTCCATCGCGCCTCGGTCTCCACTCCGGACTGGCTCGTGGTCTGGTCACGAGGAACCGGGGATCCGGCGGTGTTCACCACTCTCGGCCGCTTCAGGAATGCGACGGGACAGGCGGCGCATGACATGGAGCTGACAGGCGTGGACATTGTCGATCCGGAGACGTTCCAGGTGAGCACCCCAGTGCGGTCGGCTGGAGTCGCCCAGCCGCTACCCGATCAGATCGCCCGGTTGCTGGGAGTTCCGACAGGAACCCTTCTGGTGGGTCCCGTAGCGGATTGA
- a CDS encoding glycosyltransferase family 4 protein: protein MTGQKIVIAHPSADLYGSDRMMLETLEGLVSSGAETTVVVPTSGPLLARVGETGAASVVVKSLVLRKNLLSARGALSLLAQSAKSSIAIAAFLARNRPDTVYVSTLSIPLWTVIARLSGCRVLVHVHEAEGHVRPIIRHLLALPILFSTEVIANSRYTVKVLGQSLPRKASRARIVYNGVAGPESVSNPRDELSDAVRLIYFGRISHRKGVDLAIDTVAELKRRGIVSTLDVVGAVFAGNEEYARELTDRIRREGLQDSVRMLGFREDVWSSLDDADIVLIPARLDESFGNTVVEAMLAARPAVVSAMPGLCEAGDGYGSVQFVAPDDVGQLASAVETIVDDWPRWRGLAVKDRSRAQEHHAPSKYRREIVASIAGTASQG, encoded by the coding sequence TTGACTGGGCAGAAAATCGTCATCGCACATCCCTCGGCCGATCTGTACGGCTCGGACCGGATGATGCTCGAGACCCTCGAAGGGCTGGTGTCTTCCGGTGCGGAGACAACCGTCGTGGTGCCGACCAGTGGACCGCTCCTGGCGCGGGTCGGTGAGACAGGTGCCGCCTCTGTGGTGGTGAAGAGCCTGGTCCTGAGAAAGAATCTCCTGTCCGCGAGGGGGGCCCTGTCACTGCTTGCCCAGAGCGCGAAGTCCTCGATCGCAATTGCCGCATTTCTCGCCCGGAACCGGCCCGATACCGTCTACGTGAGTACGTTGAGTATTCCTTTGTGGACCGTCATCGCGCGTTTGTCCGGATGCCGGGTCCTGGTTCATGTCCACGAGGCAGAAGGCCACGTGCGTCCCATCATCCGGCACCTTCTGGCCCTGCCGATCCTGTTCTCGACGGAGGTGATCGCGAACAGCCGGTACACCGTGAAGGTGTTGGGCCAGTCCTTGCCACGGAAGGCTTCCCGGGCGCGCATCGTGTACAACGGGGTCGCCGGACCCGAGTCCGTGAGCAATCCTCGGGACGAGCTCTCCGATGCCGTACGGCTCATCTACTTCGGTCGGATATCCCACCGCAAGGGCGTGGATCTCGCAATCGACACTGTTGCCGAACTCAAGCGCCGAGGGATAGTGAGCACATTGGACGTCGTCGGCGCGGTGTTCGCCGGCAATGAAGAATACGCTCGCGAACTCACGGACAGGATTCGACGGGAGGGCCTCCAGGATTCTGTTCGAATGCTGGGATTTCGGGAGGACGTCTGGAGTTCCCTCGATGACGCCGATATAGTGCTGATCCCGGCACGGCTCGACGAATCATTCGGGAACACTGTGGTCGAGGCCATGCTGGCGGCCCGTCCCGCCGTCGTCTCAGCGATGCCTGGACTATGTGAGGCAGGTGATGGCTACGGCAGTGTCCAGTTCGTCGCACCGGACGACGTCGGTCAGCTTGCCTCGGCCGTGGAGACCATCGTGGACGATTGGCCCCGGTGGCGGGGGCTCGCCGTGAAGGACCGGTCCCGCGCCCAGGAACATCATGCTCCGAGCAAGTATCGACGGGAGATCGTCGCTTCGATCGCCGGGACGGCCTCGCAGGGGTAG
- a CDS encoding cysteine desulfurase: MPVVETPVTLTPASAGLTDAEVHRIRNDFPILGTEVNGKPLIYLDSGATSQNPLSVMEAEQEFYEQRNAAVHRGAHTLAVDATEAYEDARTAVARFIGASTNELVWTSNATEGINLVAYAMSNAALGRGGAAARRFAVGPGDNIVVTEMEHHANLIPWQELAARTGAELRFLPVGDDGSLRLEDADAVITPSTRLVAFSHASNVLGTINPVRELVQLAQAVGALTLLDACQSVPHLPVDVKDLGVDFLVFSGHKMLGPTAIGALYGRAELLNAMPPFLTGGSMITTVTMERAEYLPSPNRFEAGTQRISQAIALGAAANYLSETGMQHIEAWESKLGARLVEGLGAIEGIRVLGPAAGLPRIGLAAFDVDGVHAHDVGQFLDDQGIAVRVGHHCAQPLHRRFGLTATTRASTYLYNTTDEVDAFLDAVAQVRPFFGAQR; encoded by the coding sequence GTGCCCGTGGTTGAAACGCCCGTCACCCTCACCCCTGCCTCCGCGGGGCTGACCGATGCCGAGGTGCACCGCATCCGCAACGACTTCCCGATCCTCGGCACCGAGGTCAATGGCAAGCCGCTCATCTACCTCGACTCCGGTGCCACCTCCCAGAACCCCCTGAGCGTGATGGAGGCGGAGCAGGAGTTCTACGAGCAGCGCAACGCCGCCGTCCACCGCGGAGCCCACACGCTCGCCGTCGATGCCACCGAGGCCTACGAGGACGCCCGCACCGCCGTCGCCCGCTTCATCGGTGCCAGCACCAATGAGCTGGTCTGGACGTCGAACGCGACCGAGGGCATCAACCTGGTGGCCTACGCCATGTCGAACGCCGCGCTGGGACGCGGGGGAGCGGCCGCCCGGCGCTTCGCCGTCGGGCCGGGTGACAACATCGTCGTCACCGAGATGGAGCACCACGCCAACCTCATCCCCTGGCAGGAACTCGCCGCCCGCACCGGCGCCGAACTCCGGTTCCTTCCGGTCGGTGATGACGGCTCGCTGCGCCTGGAGGACGCCGACGCAGTCATCACGCCGTCGACCCGGCTCGTGGCGTTCTCGCATGCCTCCAACGTGCTCGGCACCATCAATCCCGTCCGGGAACTCGTGCAGCTCGCCCAGGCCGTCGGTGCCCTCACGCTGCTCGACGCGTGCCAGTCCGTGCCGCACCTCCCGGTCGACGTGAAGGACCTCGGCGTCGACTTCCTCGTGTTCTCCGGCCACAAGATGCTCGGCCCCACCGCCATCGGAGCGCTCTACGGCCGCGCCGAACTGCTCAACGCCATGCCGCCCTTCCTGACCGGCGGCTCCATGATCACCACCGTGACCATGGAGCGGGCAGAGTACCTCCCGTCGCCGAACCGCTTCGAGGCCGGGACCCAGCGCATCTCGCAGGCCATCGCCCTCGGCGCCGCGGCGAACTACCTGTCCGAGACCGGCATGCAGCACATCGAGGCGTGGGAGTCGAAGCTCGGCGCGAGGCTCGTCGAGGGCCTCGGCGCCATCGAGGGCATCCGCGTCCTCGGGCCGGCAGCGGGCCTGCCGCGCATCGGGCTCGCCGCGTTCGACGTCGACGGCGTTCACGCGCACGACGTCGGTCAGTTCCTCGACGACCAGGGCATCGCCGTGCGGGTGGGCCACCACTGCGCCCAGCCGCTACACCGCAGGTTCGGCCTCACCGCCACCACCCGCGCCAGCACGTACCTCTACAACACGACGGACGAGGTGGACGCGTTCCTGGACGCCGTCGCCCAGGTCCGTCCCTTCTTTGGAGCACAGAGATGA
- the sufU gene encoding Fe-S cluster assembly sulfur transfer protein SufU has protein sequence MSTGLEQLYQQIILDHAKARHGSPLREYDGAGRAGESHQLNPVCGDEITLRAGVADGTVASVTWDGAGCAISMASASVLTDLVQGLPRDEVISLVDAFREVMRSRGRIEADEEVLGDAAAFSGVSRFPARVKCAMLAWVALEESLLAANS, from the coding sequence ATGAGCACCGGTCTCGAACAGCTGTACCAGCAGATCATCCTCGACCACGCGAAGGCGCGGCACGGCTCGCCCCTCAGGGAGTACGACGGCGCGGGCCGGGCCGGCGAATCACATCAGCTCAACCCCGTGTGCGGTGACGAGATCACCCTCCGGGCCGGGGTCGCCGACGGGACCGTCGCGTCCGTGACCTGGGACGGTGCCGGCTGCGCGATCTCCATGGCGTCGGCCTCCGTCCTCACCGACCTGGTGCAGGGACTGCCCCGGGACGAGGTGATCTCCCTCGTGGATGCGTTCCGCGAGGTGATGCGCTCTCGCGGCAGGATCGAGGCGGACGAGGAAGTCCTCGGGGACGCCGCAGCGTTCTCGGGGGTCTCGCGGTTCCCGGCACGGGTCAAGTGCGCCATGCTGGCGTGGGTCGCCCTCGAGGAATCGCTGCTGGCCGCGAACAGCTAG
- a CDS encoding sensor histidine kinase, which yields MGESGLAPGGGTPADSGRSGRRARHRRRIIFSELALTITFTLAMVLGVAERGDLASTAIFLSGWLLNLLVLALCCVLPWSRIPSRWVILVPLVDFVAVGLSRAAAGEALGGVGLLAAFPVVWIAASRVRTGTAVAVTIAASLAIIWLPLVLRPEPLTADALIDPILLPIMLTGMAWFVSALSKDNRRRQEALRVSQAALRESVEAGRIRERLLNTVLDTVSVGLLAVDADGNDILMNARQRRDHLAAAPVGNDDPNEAELLIFGPDRVTPIPPEERPVLRAIRGEDLEGVQIWLGPPRSQRAFSISSRSMHDDGAYAGTVVSFNDVTELVLALQAKDDFLSNVSHEFRTPLTSILGYLELTLELRDSLPGDVVHHLEVARRNAERLEQLVEDLLAINAGTFEVNPVATDVGRILAEAASSASVRATRSGLHLVNRAPSSLPAVADPVRLAQAVDNLLTNAVKYNRRGGSITLDASLNGDGLTVAVEDTGIGIEAEELHHVFDRFFRSPSVRTTAVPGVGLGLLITKSIVGEHGGSITVRSEPGQGTCFTILIPQPPR from the coding sequence ATGGGGGAAAGTGGACTGGCGCCGGGCGGGGGGACTCCCGCTGACTCGGGCCGCAGCGGACGGCGGGCCCGTCACCGCCGGCGCATCATCTTCAGCGAACTTGCGCTGACGATCACGTTCACGCTTGCCATGGTGCTCGGTGTCGCGGAACGCGGGGACCTCGCGTCGACGGCGATCTTCCTCTCCGGGTGGCTGCTCAACCTGCTCGTCCTGGCCCTGTGCTGCGTCCTGCCGTGGTCGCGCATCCCCAGCCGCTGGGTGATCCTCGTTCCACTGGTCGATTTCGTGGCCGTCGGCCTGTCCCGTGCGGCCGCGGGTGAGGCCCTCGGCGGAGTAGGGCTGCTGGCCGCATTCCCTGTGGTCTGGATCGCCGCGTCCCGTGTCCGGACGGGTACCGCGGTCGCCGTCACCATCGCCGCGTCGCTCGCGATCATCTGGCTGCCGCTCGTACTGCGTCCCGAACCCCTGACCGCCGACGCCCTGATCGACCCGATCCTGCTGCCCATCATGCTCACGGGCATGGCGTGGTTCGTGAGCGCCCTGTCGAAGGACAACCGGCGGCGGCAGGAGGCGCTGCGCGTCTCCCAGGCAGCGCTCCGGGAGAGTGTCGAGGCCGGCCGGATCCGCGAGCGGCTGCTGAACACCGTGCTCGACACGGTCAGCGTGGGGCTGCTCGCGGTCGACGCGGACGGCAACGACATCCTCATGAACGCCCGGCAGCGGAGGGACCACCTGGCGGCCGCCCCCGTGGGCAACGACGACCCGAACGAGGCTGAGCTGCTGATCTTCGGCCCCGACCGCGTGACCCCCATCCCTCCCGAGGAACGCCCGGTGCTCCGCGCGATCCGGGGCGAGGACCTCGAGGGAGTGCAGATCTGGTTGGGCCCACCGCGCTCCCAGCGGGCCTTCAGCATCTCCTCCCGTTCCATGCACGACGACGGGGCGTACGCGGGGACGGTGGTGTCCTTCAACGACGTCACGGAACTGGTGCTCGCGCTGCAGGCGAAGGACGATTTCCTCTCCAATGTGTCGCACGAGTTCCGGACGCCGCTGACCTCGATCCTCGGGTACCTCGAACTGACCCTCGAACTCCGCGACAGCCTGCCCGGCGACGTCGTCCACCACCTGGAGGTCGCCCGGCGCAACGCCGAGCGGCTCGAGCAGCTCGTGGAGGACCTGCTGGCCATCAACGCCGGCACCTTCGAGGTGAACCCGGTTGCGACCGACGTCGGCAGGATCCTGGCGGAGGCGGCGTCATCGGCCTCCGTGCGTGCCACCCGGTCCGGTCTCCACCTCGTGAACCGCGCGCCGTCGAGCCTGCCCGCCGTGGCGGATCCGGTCCGGCTCGCGCAGGCCGTCGACAACCTGCTCACCAATGCGGTCAAGTACAACAGGAGGGGCGGCAGCATCACGCTGGATGCGTCCCTGAACGGCGACGGGCTGACGGTCGCGGTGGAGGATACCGGCATCGGTATCGAGGCGGAGGAACTGCACCACGTGTTCGACCGGTTCTTCCGTTCACCGTCGGTCCGTACGACGGCGGTGCCGGGGGTCGGACTGGGGCTGCTGATCACCAAGAGCATCGTCGGTGAGCACGGCGGATCCATCACGGTCCGGAGCGAGCCCGGTCAGGGAACGTGCTTCACGATCCTCATCCCCCAGCCTCCGCGGTGA